One genomic segment of Ricinus communis isolate WT05 ecotype wild-type chromosome 3, ASM1957865v1, whole genome shotgun sequence includes these proteins:
- the LOC8272577 gene encoding cytidine deaminase 1: MEPPRFVIEASEAESMAQKAGLTLVELLPTLVKSAQSLARPPISDYYVGAVGLGSSGRIFFGANLEFPGLPLHQSVHAEQFLITNLFLNAESNLKYVAVSAAPCGHCRQFFQEIRDAPDIQILITGDSNNTNNNDQSNGDIKRFDTLSNLLPQRFGPYDLLDKSVPLVLEKHNNHMSLQNDDISNNSKKVPNGISISVFDDLKLEALEAANSSHAPYSKCPSGVALMDCEGKVYKGSYMESAAYNPSLGPVQAAIVAYLVGGGGGYEKIVAAVLVEKEEAVVRQEFTARLLLQVISPRCEFKVFHCSSSKS, encoded by the coding sequence ATGGAGCCACCCAGGTTCGTAATCGAAGCATCCGAAGCCGAATCGATGGCCCAAAAAGCAGGGCTTACCCTTGTCGAGCTCCTCCCCACCCTCGTCAAGTCCGCTCAATCCTTAGCTCGGCCACCCATCTCCGACTACTACGTGGGTGCAGTGGGACTCGGATCATCGGGTCGGATATTCTTCGGAGCCAACCTTGAATTCCCAGGTCTCCCTCTCCATCAGTCTGTCCACGCCGAACAATTCCTCATCACTAATCTTTTTCTCAATGCCGAATCTAATCTCAAATATGTCGCCGTTTCTGCTGCTCCTTGTGGGCACTGCCGccaattctttcaagaaatccGCGACGCCCCTGATATCCAGATCCTCATCACCGGCGATAGTAATAATACTAACAATAACGATCAAAGTAACGGAGATATTAAGAGGTTTGATACTTTGTCAAACTTATTACCGCAGAGATTTGGACCGTACGATCTTCTGGATAAGAGTGTGCCGTTAGTTTtagaaaaacataataatCACATGTCATTGCAAAATGATGATATTAGTAATAACAGTAAAAAGGTCCCGAATGGGATTAGTATTTCTGTTTTTGATGATTTAAAGTTGGAAGCTCTGGAGGCTGCAAATAGTTCTCATGCACCCTACAGTAAGTGCCCATCTGGGGTGGCATTGATGGATTGTGAAGGGAAGGTTTATAAAGGGTCCTACATGGAGTCTGCCGCTTACAATCCAAGTTTGGGGCCTGTGCAGGCGGCGATTGTGGCGTATTTGGtgggtggtggtggtgggtATGAGAAGATTGTGGCAGCGGTGTTGGTGGAGAAAGAAGAGGCTGTGGTGAGACAGGAATTCACTGCAAGGTTGCTTTTGCAAGTCATTTCTCCCAGGTGTGAGTTTAAGGTGTTTCATTGCAGCAGCTCAAAGTCTTAA
- the LOC8272576 gene encoding PRA1 family protein F3 gives MTTYGTIPAESLPSSKLRILLNAREKIESNLGTRRPWREMMQLQSFNLPTTFHETVQSIKMNAAYFRYNYVIIILVILFLSLLWHPISLIVFIIMMAAWLFLYFLREGDPLVVFDIVMHDNAVMTLLLTVTVMVLLFTNVSDNIIIALFVGVVVVVVHGAIRSTDDLKYIEDEEEGFGSVGVLRSGDNAGIVPLKNPASSSFSAS, from the coding sequence ATGACAACATATGGAACAATACCTGCAGAATCACTCCCATCATCAAAACTGCGCATTCTTTTGAACGCGAGAGAAAAGATTGAATCGAATCTCGGTACAAGAAGGCCATGGAGGGAAATGATGCAGCTGCAGTCCTTCAACCTTCCCACCACGTTCCACGAAACTGTTCAAAGTATCAAAATGAATGCTGCATACTTCCGATACAACTATGTCATTATCATACTTGTCATCCTCTTCCTCAGCTTGCTCTGGCATCCCATTTCATTAATAGTCTTTATAATCATGATGGCAGCATGGCTGTTCCTATATTTTCTACGCGAGGGAGATCCTTTGGTGGTTTTTGACATTGTCATGCATGATAATGCTGTGATGACATTGTTGCTGACGGTTACTGTCATGGTGCTTTTGTTTACAAATGTAAGCGATAACATTATTATTGCTCTCTTTGTGGGGGTGGTGGTGGTTGTGGTTCATGGCGCAATTAGGAGTACTGATGATTTGAAATACATTGaggatgaagaagaaggattTGGATCGGTTGGAGTATTACGCAGCGGGGATAATGCAGGCATTGTGCCTCTTAAAAATCCTGcatcttcttcattttctgcCTCCTAG
- the LOC8272575 gene encoding uncharacterized protein At4g29660, with amino-acid sequence MTSYLWRKYADYVYTKWERTLLWDMIEPYRRPKSFTPLITIYIAAFYTGVVASAITEQLYKEKYWEEHPGEAVPLMKPKFYSGPWKILRGEVPK; translated from the exons ATGACAAGCTATCTATGGAGGAAATATGCAGATTATGTGTACACAAAGTGGGAGAGAACACTTCTTTGGGATATGATAGAACCATACAGAAGACCTAAATCTTTTACTCCTCTGATCACTATTTATATAGCCGCGTTTTATACTGGTGTTGTCGCCTCTGCTATCACTGAGCAACTCTACAAA GAGAAGTACTGGGAAGAACATCCTGGTGAAGCAGTGCCTCTGATGAAGCCAAAGTTCTACTCTGGTCCTTGGAAGATTCTTAGAGGAGAGGTTCCCAAATAG
- the LOC8272574 gene encoding disease resistance protein RPS2 isoform X1, with translation MEVIGPLIGILCSTCDNMARKISYVINVNRKVHSLTTLLEELKYKRDDIQRQVDCAELKGLICTCQVQGWLERVKDVETKASLITGVLGQRKQCFMCCVANSCTRYKLSKRVSELQMEINELIGKGAFDAVIADGLVSETVQEMPIRPSVGLNMMVEKVQQFLAEDEVGIIGIYGMGGIGKTTLLKSINNKFLTKSHEFEVVIWAVVSKDFIVDNIQQAVGARLGLSWEECEGREQRAWKIYRVMKSKKFLLLLDDVWEGIDLQQIGIPLPNKENKCKVIFTTRSLDVCSDLDAHRKLKVEILGKEDSWKLFCDKMAGREILEWESIRPYAETIVRKCGGLPLALITIGKAMANKETEEEWRYAVEILNRYPSEIRGMEDVFTLLKFSYDNLETDTLRSCFLYCALYPEDYSIDKEQLIEYWIGEGFLDSNVHNKGHAIIGSLKVACLLETGEEKTQVKMHDVVRSFALWIATECGLNKGLILVEASMGLTAVPDAERWNGAQRVSLMDNGITTLAEVPDCPNLLTLLLQYNSGLSRIPDTYFLLMPSLRVLDLSLTSLRELPASINRLVELQHLDLSGTKITALPKELGHLSKLKHLDLQRATSLRTIPQQALSGLLRLRVLNFYYSYAGWGGNNSETAKEVGFADLECLKHLTTLGITIKESKMLKKLGIFSSLLNTIQYLYIKECKRLFCLQISSNTSYGKNLRRLSINNCYDLKYLEVDEEAGDKWLLSLEVLALHGLPSLVVVWKNPVTRECLQNLRSVNIWHCHKLKEVSWVFQLQNLEFLYLMYCNEMEEVVSRENMPMEAPKAFPSLKTLSIRNLPKLRSIAQRALAFPTLETIAVIDCPKLKMLPIKTHSTLTLPTVYGSKEWWDGLEWDETTSVSASLPKFMSI, from the coding sequence atGGAAGTTATAGGTCCTCTGATTGGTATACTTTGCAGTACATGCGACAATATGGCTCGAAAAATAAGTTATGTTATTAATGTGAACCGAAAGGTTCACTCCCTCACAACTTTACTAGAGGAATTGAAGTACAAAAGGGATGACATACAGAGACAGGTTGATTGTGCGGAGTTGAAAGGATTGATCTGCACATGCCAAGTCCAAGGGTGGCTAGAAAGAGTTAAAGATGTTGAAACTAAAGCAAGCTTGATTACTGGAGTTCTTGGGCAGAGGAAGCAATGTTTTATGTGCTGTGTTGCAAATTCTTGTACGAGATACAAGCTTAGCAAGAGAGTTTCGGAGTTACAAATGGAAATTAATGAACTTATTGGAAAAGGAGCTTTTGATGCTGTTATAGCAGACGGGTTGGTTTCTGAAACAGTTCAGGAGATGCCCATTAGGCCATCTGTCGGCCTGAATATGATGGTGGAGAAGGTTCAACAGTTTCTTGCTGAGGATGAAGTTGGAATTATTGGAATTTATGGAATGGGAGGCATAGGAAAGACAACCCTCTTGAAGAGTATTAACAACAAATTCCTTACCAAATCACACGAATTTGAGGTCGTGATATGGGCTGTGGTCTCGAAGGATTTTATTGTTGATAATATCCAACAGGCTGTTGGTGCAAGGTTAGGCTTGTCTTGGGAAGAATGTGAAGGTCGGGAGCAGCGAGCATGGAAAATTTACAGAGTAATGAAAAGTAAAAAGTTTCTTCTCTTGTTAGATGATGTTTGGGAAGGAATTGATCTTCAGCAGATTGGAATTCCTCTTCCAAACAAGGAAAACAAATGCAAGGTGATATTTACAACACGTTCGCTGGATGTGTGCAGTGACTTGGATGCTCATCGGAAACTCAAAGTGGAAATCTTGGGAAAGGAGGATTCGTGGAAACTATTCTGCGACAAGATGGCAGGAAGGGAAATTTTGGAGTGGGAATCTATTAGACCTTATGCCGAGACCATTGTCAGAAAATGTGGCGGCCTGCCTCTTGCCTTAATTACCATAGGAAAAGCTATGGCCAATAAAGAGACTGAGGAAGAATGGAGGTATGCAGTGGAGATACTGAACAGATACCCATCAGAAATTCGAGGTATGGAAGATGTATTTACTCTTCTCAAATTCAGCTATGATAATTTAGAGACTGATACTCTGAGGTCATGCTTCTTATACTGTGCTCTGTATCCTGAAGACTATTCTATTGACAAGGAGCAGCTTATAGAGTATTGGATAGGGGAAGGATTTCTAGACAGTAATGTTCATAATAAAGGACATGCTATTATTGGATCTTTGAAAGTCGCATGTCTATTAGAAACTGGTGAAGAGAAGACCCAAGTAAAGATGCATGATGTAGTCAGAAGTTTTGCCTTGTGGATAGCAACTGAATGCGGATTGAACAAGGGTCTAATTCTAGTGGAGGCCAGTATGGGTCTGACTGCAGTCCCAGATGCTGAAAGGTGGAATGGAGCACAACGAGTTTCATTAATGGACAATGGGATCACAACCCTAGCAGAGGTACCTGACTGCCCCAATTTGTTAACATTGCTGCTGCAGTATAACAGCGGTTTGAGCAGAATTCCAGATacgtattttcttttaatgccCTCTCTAAGAGTTTTGGATTTGTCATTAACTAGTCTTAGAGAGCTCCCTGCATCCATCAATAGATTGGTCGAGTTACAACATCTTGACTTGTCAGGAACAAAGATAACTGCATTGCCTAAAGAGCTTGGGCATCTGTCAAAGTTGAAGCATTTGGATTTGCAACGTGCAACGTCTCTTAGAACAATCCCACAGCAGGCTTTATCGGGCCTTCTGCGATTGAGAGTCCTGAACTTTTATTACAGTTATGCAGGTTGGGGAGGAAACAATTCTGAGACTGCGAAAGAAGTTGGGTTTGCAGACTTGGAATGCTTGAAGCACCTAACAACACTTGGTATCACTATTAAGGAATCAAAGATGCTGAAGAAGCTTGGTATTTTCAGCAGCTTGCTGAATACTATACAGTATTTGTACATAAAGGAGTGCAAAAGACTATTTTGTttacaaatatcatcaaacaccAGTTATGGCAAAAACTTGAGAAGACTCAGCATCAATAACTGTTATGACTTAAAGTACTTAGAAGTCGACGAAGAGGCAGGAGATAAGTGGCTTCTTAGCCTGGAGGTTCTTGCCTTGCATGGTCTTCCGAGCTTGGTAGTAGTGTGGAAGAATCCAGTGACTCGAGAATGTCTGCAAAATCTTCGTTCGGTGAACATTTGGCATTGCCATAAGTTGAAGGAAGTTTCATGGGTTTTTCAACTTCAAAATTTGGAGTTTCTTTACCTGATGTACTGCAACGAGATGGAAGAGGTGGTGAGCAGGGAGAATATGCCAATGGAAGCTCCAAAGGCATTTCCAAGCCTAAAAACTCTATCCATCCGAAACCTACCTAAACTGAGGAGTATCGCTCAAAGGGCATTGGCATTTCCTACCCTGGAAACTATTGCAGTGATTGATTGCCCAAAGCTGAAAATGCTGCCAATCAAAACACATAGCACCTTGACATTACCGACAGTGTACGGGAGCAAGGAATGGTGGGATGGACTTGAGTGGGATGAAACCACCTCTGTATCTGCTTCACTTCCAAAATTCATGTCAATTTGA
- the LOC8272574 gene encoding disease resistance protein RPS2 isoform X2, protein MEVIGPLIGILCSTCDNMARKISYVINVNRKVHSLTTLLEELKYKRDDIQRQVDCAELKGLICTCQVQGWLERVKDVETKASLITGVLGQRKQCFMCCVANSCTRYKLSKRVSELQMEINELIGKGAFDAVIADGLVSETVQEMPIRPSVGLNMMVEKVQQFLAEDEVGIIGIYGMGGIGKTTLLKSINNKFLTKSHEFEVVIWAVVSKDFIVDNIQQAVGARLGLSWEECEGREQRAWKIYRVMKSKKFLLLLDDVWEGIDLQQIGIPLPNKENKCKVIFTTRSLDVCSDLDAHRKLKVEILGKEDSWKLFCDKMAGREILEWESIRPYAETIVRKCGGLPLALITIGKAMANKETEEEWRYAVEILNRYPSEIRDYSIDKEQLIEYWIGEGFLDSNVHNKGHAIIGSLKVACLLETGEEKTQVKMHDVVRSFALWIATECGLNKGLILVEASMGLTAVPDAERWNGAQRVSLMDNGITTLAEVPDCPNLLTLLLQYNSGLSRIPDTYFLLMPSLRVLDLSLTSLRELPASINRLVELQHLDLSGTKITALPKELGHLSKLKHLDLQRATSLRTIPQQALSGLLRLRVLNFYYSYAGWGGNNSETAKEVGFADLECLKHLTTLGITIKESKMLKKLGIFSSLLNTIQYLYIKECKRLFCLQISSNTSYGKNLRRLSINNCYDLKYLEVDEEAGDKWLLSLEVLALHGLPSLVVVWKNPVTRECLQNLRSVNIWHCHKLKEVSWVFQLQNLEFLYLMYCNEMEEVVSRENMPMEAPKAFPSLKTLSIRNLPKLRSIAQRALAFPTLETIAVIDCPKLKMLPIKTHSTLTLPTVYGSKEWWDGLEWDETTSVSASLPKFMSI, encoded by the exons atGGAAGTTATAGGTCCTCTGATTGGTATACTTTGCAGTACATGCGACAATATGGCTCGAAAAATAAGTTATGTTATTAATGTGAACCGAAAGGTTCACTCCCTCACAACTTTACTAGAGGAATTGAAGTACAAAAGGGATGACATACAGAGACAGGTTGATTGTGCGGAGTTGAAAGGATTGATCTGCACATGCCAAGTCCAAGGGTGGCTAGAAAGAGTTAAAGATGTTGAAACTAAAGCAAGCTTGATTACTGGAGTTCTTGGGCAGAGGAAGCAATGTTTTATGTGCTGTGTTGCAAATTCTTGTACGAGATACAAGCTTAGCAAGAGAGTTTCGGAGTTACAAATGGAAATTAATGAACTTATTGGAAAAGGAGCTTTTGATGCTGTTATAGCAGACGGGTTGGTTTCTGAAACAGTTCAGGAGATGCCCATTAGGCCATCTGTCGGCCTGAATATGATGGTGGAGAAGGTTCAACAGTTTCTTGCTGAGGATGAAGTTGGAATTATTGGAATTTATGGAATGGGAGGCATAGGAAAGACAACCCTCTTGAAGAGTATTAACAACAAATTCCTTACCAAATCACACGAATTTGAGGTCGTGATATGGGCTGTGGTCTCGAAGGATTTTATTGTTGATAATATCCAACAGGCTGTTGGTGCAAGGTTAGGCTTGTCTTGGGAAGAATGTGAAGGTCGGGAGCAGCGAGCATGGAAAATTTACAGAGTAATGAAAAGTAAAAAGTTTCTTCTCTTGTTAGATGATGTTTGGGAAGGAATTGATCTTCAGCAGATTGGAATTCCTCTTCCAAACAAGGAAAACAAATGCAAGGTGATATTTACAACACGTTCGCTGGATGTGTGCAGTGACTTGGATGCTCATCGGAAACTCAAAGTGGAAATCTTGGGAAAGGAGGATTCGTGGAAACTATTCTGCGACAAGATGGCAGGAAGGGAAATTTTGGAGTGGGAATCTATTAGACCTTATGCCGAGACCATTGTCAGAAAATGTGGCGGCCTGCCTCTTGCCTTAATTACCATAGGAAAAGCTATGGCCAATAAAGAGACTGAGGAAGAATGGAGGTATGCAGTGGAGATACTGAACAGATACCCATCAGAAATTCGAG ACTATTCTATTGACAAGGAGCAGCTTATAGAGTATTGGATAGGGGAAGGATTTCTAGACAGTAATGTTCATAATAAAGGACATGCTATTATTGGATCTTTGAAAGTCGCATGTCTATTAGAAACTGGTGAAGAGAAGACCCAAGTAAAGATGCATGATGTAGTCAGAAGTTTTGCCTTGTGGATAGCAACTGAATGCGGATTGAACAAGGGTCTAATTCTAGTGGAGGCCAGTATGGGTCTGACTGCAGTCCCAGATGCTGAAAGGTGGAATGGAGCACAACGAGTTTCATTAATGGACAATGGGATCACAACCCTAGCAGAGGTACCTGACTGCCCCAATTTGTTAACATTGCTGCTGCAGTATAACAGCGGTTTGAGCAGAATTCCAGATacgtattttcttttaatgccCTCTCTAAGAGTTTTGGATTTGTCATTAACTAGTCTTAGAGAGCTCCCTGCATCCATCAATAGATTGGTCGAGTTACAACATCTTGACTTGTCAGGAACAAAGATAACTGCATTGCCTAAAGAGCTTGGGCATCTGTCAAAGTTGAAGCATTTGGATTTGCAACGTGCAACGTCTCTTAGAACAATCCCACAGCAGGCTTTATCGGGCCTTCTGCGATTGAGAGTCCTGAACTTTTATTACAGTTATGCAGGTTGGGGAGGAAACAATTCTGAGACTGCGAAAGAAGTTGGGTTTGCAGACTTGGAATGCTTGAAGCACCTAACAACACTTGGTATCACTATTAAGGAATCAAAGATGCTGAAGAAGCTTGGTATTTTCAGCAGCTTGCTGAATACTATACAGTATTTGTACATAAAGGAGTGCAAAAGACTATTTTGTttacaaatatcatcaaacaccAGTTATGGCAAAAACTTGAGAAGACTCAGCATCAATAACTGTTATGACTTAAAGTACTTAGAAGTCGACGAAGAGGCAGGAGATAAGTGGCTTCTTAGCCTGGAGGTTCTTGCCTTGCATGGTCTTCCGAGCTTGGTAGTAGTGTGGAAGAATCCAGTGACTCGAGAATGTCTGCAAAATCTTCGTTCGGTGAACATTTGGCATTGCCATAAGTTGAAGGAAGTTTCATGGGTTTTTCAACTTCAAAATTTGGAGTTTCTTTACCTGATGTACTGCAACGAGATGGAAGAGGTGGTGAGCAGGGAGAATATGCCAATGGAAGCTCCAAAGGCATTTCCAAGCCTAAAAACTCTATCCATCCGAAACCTACCTAAACTGAGGAGTATCGCTCAAAGGGCATTGGCATTTCCTACCCTGGAAACTATTGCAGTGATTGATTGCCCAAAGCTGAAAATGCTGCCAATCAAAACACATAGCACCTTGACATTACCGACAGTGTACGGGAGCAAGGAATGGTGGGATGGACTTGAGTGGGATGAAACCACCTCTGTATCTGCTTCACTTCCAAAATTCATGTCAATTTGA
- the LOC8272573 gene encoding lycopene epsilon cyclase, chloroplastic gives MECLGARNLAAMAVFSCPTKRRTVRRNNKQRSSSATRCRLYKVKAGSDSCVVINKEEFADEEDYIKAGGSELVFVQMQQNKTMDKHSKLSDKLRPIPIGDDVLDLVVIGCGPAGLALAAESAKLGLSVGLIGPDLPFTNNYGVWEDEFKDLGLEGCIEHVWRDTIVYLDDDDPILIGRAYGRVNRHLLHEELLRRCVESGVSYLSSKVERIIEAADGHSLVACEHDVVVSCRLATVASGAASGKLLQYEVGGPRVSVQTAYGVEVEVENNPYDPSLMVFMDYRDYIKQKVPHLEAEYPTFLYAMPMSSTRVFFEETCLASKGAMPFDLLKRKLMSRLETMGIRILKTYEEEWSYIPVGGSLPNTEQKNLAFGAAASMVHPATGYSVVRSLSEAPNYASVIASILKQDQSNGKLTCKRSNAISMQAWNTLWPQERKRQRAFFLFGLALIIQLDIEGIRTFFHTFFRLPSWMWQGFLGSSLSSADLLLFAFYMFVIAPNDLRMSLVRHLFSDPTGATMIRTYLTL, from the exons atggagtGTTTAGGAGCTCGAAATTTGGCAGCAATGGCGGTGTTTTCTTGCCCTACGAAGAGGAGAACAgtgagaagaaataataaacaGAGAAGTAGCTCAGCAACACGTTGTCGTTTATATAAAGTGAAAGCAGGGAGCGATAGTTGTGTGGTTATtaataaagaagaatttgCTGACGAGGAAGATTATATAAAAGCTGGAGGTTCTGAACTTGTTTTTGTTCAAATGCAGCAGAATAAAACCATGGATAAGCATTCTAAACTTTCCGACAAG TTGCGGCCTATACCTATTGGAGATGATGTATTGGATTTGGTAGTTATTGGATGTGGTCCGGCTGGTTTAGCTCTTGCTGCTGAATCTGCTAAGTTAGGATTAAGTGTTGGTCTTATTGGTCCTGATCTTCCTTTTACTAATAATTATGGTGTTTGGGAAGATGAATTtaaag ATCTTGGACTTGAAGGATGTATTGAACATGTATGGCGGGATACTATAGTATatcttgatgatgatgatccTATTTTGATTGGTCGTGCTTATGGACGAGTTAATAGGCATTTGCTTCATGAAGAGTTATTAAGGAG GTGTGTCGAGTCAGGTGTTTCATATCTTAGCTCGAAAGTGGAAAGAATAATTGAAGCTGCTGATGGTCATAGTCTTGTTGCTTGTGAACATGATGTTGTTGTTTCTTGCAG GCTTGCTACTGTTGCATCTGGAGCAGCTTCAGGGAAACTATTGCAGTATGAAGTGGGAGGTCCACGGGTTTCTGTCCAAACAGCTTATGGTGTGGAGGTTGAG GTGGAAAACAATCCATATGATCCTAGTCTGATGGTCTTCATGGATTACAGAGACTACATTAAACAAAAAGTTCCCCATTTAGAAGCTGAATATCcaacttttctttatgctATGCCCATGTCATCAACAAGAGTTTTCTTTGAG GAGACTTGTTTGGCCTCCAAAGGTGCTATGCCTTTTGACTTGTTAAAGAGAAAACTCATGTCACGGTTAGAGACGATGGGAATTCGCATTCTAAAAACCTATGAAGAG GAATGGTCATATATTCCAGTTGGTGGTTCCTTGCCTAACACTGAGCAAAAGAACCTTGCATTTGGTGCTGCAGCTAGTATGGTGCATCCAGCCACAG GGTATTCTGTAGTCAGATCATTGTCAGAGGCTCCAAATTATGCTTCTGTAATTGCAAGTATATTGAAACAAGATCAATCTAATGGCAAGCTTACTTGTAAAAGAAGTAACGCAATCTCAATGCAAG CTTGGAATACTCTTTGGCCACAAGAAAGGAAACGTCAAAGGGCATTCTTTCTCTTTGGACTAGCACTTATAATACAACTGGATATTGAGGGCATTAGGACATTTTTCCACACCTTTTTCCGCTTACCCAGTTG GATGTGGCAGGGATTCCTTGGTTCAAGTCTGTCCTCAGCTGATCTCTTACTATTTGCCTTCTATATGTTTGTTATTGCACCAAATGATTTGAGAATGTCCCTTGTTAGGCATCTATTTTCTGATCCAACTGGAGCAACTATGATAAGAACTTACCTCACACTATAG
- the LOC8272572 gene encoding telomere repeat-binding factor 4 — MGNPKQKWTAEEEEALRAGVAKHGTGKWKNIQKDPEFNPFLFSRSNIDLKDKWRNMSVSAGEKSRTPKPKANSDIPPATKAVSPIPVSNLQSSASVITTSPLDEADPMVDDSTKTFGDAKTAPKYNAMIFEAISALNKQHGADTTAIVSYIEQRQVVPQNFRRQLSSRLRRLVAQEKLEKVQNCFKIKNNSSLETKTPTPKQKDVRPRHLQSTSCINSGDTMEEAAVAAAYRIAEAENKSFVAAEAVKEAERVSKMAEDTDSLLQLAKEIFEKCSRGEVVLIA, encoded by the exons ATGGGAAATCCAAAACAGAAGTGGACAGCTGAGGAAGAAGAAGCGTTAAGAGCAGGTGTAGCCAAACACGGTACTGGTAAATGGAAAAATATCCAGAAAGACCCCGAGTTTAATCCCTTCTTATTCTCTCGCTCCAACATCGATCTTAAG GATAAATGGAGGAATATGAGTGTTAGTGCTGGCGAAAAGTCAAGGACACCAAAACCGAAAGCGAATTCCGATATTCCTCCTGCTACTAAAGCTGTTTCTCCAATTCCAGTTTCCAATTTACAATCTTCTGCTTCTGTTATCACTACTTCTCCACTTGATGAGGCAGATCCTATGGTTGATGATTCTACTAAAACTTTTGGTGATGCTAAAACTGCTCCAAA GTATAATGCAATGATTTTTGAGGCTATTTCAGCCTTGAATAAGCAACATGGTGCAGACACCACTGCTATTGTTAGCTACATAGAG CAAAGGCAAGTGGTGCCACAAAATTTTAGAAGGCAGTTGAGCTCAAGGTTAAGAAGGTTGGTTGCACAGGAAAAACTTGAAAAG GTTCAAAactgttttaaaataaagaataattccTCATTGGAGACAAAAACGCCTACCCCAAAACAGAAAGATGTCCGACCTAGGCATTTACAGAGCACTAGTTGCATAAATTCTGGTGATACCATGGAAGAAGCAGCAGTGGCTGCTGCTTACAGGATAGCTGAAGCTGAAAACAAATCATTTGTTGCAGCTGAAGCAGTTAAGGAGGCAGAGAGAGTTTCAAAGATGGCTGAGGACACAGATTCACTGCTACAATTGGCCAAAGAGATATTTGAGAAAT GTTCACGAGGTGAGGTTGTGCTTATTGCTTAA